The window TCCCCTGGACGTTCACCTCGTAGGCGAGGTCCGATTTCTCCTCGCAGTCGTCGACGCCGGAGACCGCGGCGAGGTGCATGACGATGTCGGCGCCGTCGAGGGCCGCCTCGAGGCGGTCGCGGTTCCTGATGTCGACGTGGTCGATCTCGAGGTCCCCGATCGACCGGATCTTGCCGCGATAGAAGTTGTCCAGGGCCGTGATCTCCCAGTCGGGGTGGGCCGCCTGCAGTTCGCGCACGACGCGACTCCCGATGTAGCCGGCGGCGCCGGTGACGGCGACGCGCGTGTCTGTCGACTCTGTCATTGGTGGATCTCCTCCTGTCGCCGGTGTCGCTGCGGGTCGGTGAACTGCTCCGCGAGGTCGCAGACGCCCTCTTCCAGCGTCCACTCGGGCTCGAAGCCCGTCTCGTCGAGGCGGTCGAAGTTGACGTGGTAGGAGGGGCCGGGGTGCTCGTCCTCCAGGTAGGTGATGTCGACGGGGCCGACCTCCTCGCGGACGACGTTCGCGATCTCCTCGATGCGGTAGTTGGCGTCGTTGCTGCCGACGTTGTAGACCAGCTGGGACCACTCGTCGGGCGCGAGCGCGGCCTCCTGATAGGCGCGGGCGGCGTCCTCGACGTGGACGAACGGCCGCCAGTTGGAGCCGTCGCCGTAGACCGTCAGTGCGCGGCCGGTCAGCGCCCGGAAGACGAAGTAGTTGACGACGAGGTTGAACCGGACGCCCGGCGAGAAGCCGTAGTTGGTGCTCATCCGCAGTGCCGTCCCGCGCATGTCGTGGTCCTCGCAGTACGCCTCAAGCAGAGACTCGGCCTGGAGCTTAGTCTCGGCGTAGGGGTTGATCGGATCCGGTTCGACGGTCTCGTCGATGTCCCGGCTCGTCGCGCGGCCGTAGACGTTGCAGGAGGAGGCGAGGACGACGTCGTCGACGCCGAACTTGCCGGCGGCCTTCAGGACGTTCTCCGTGCCGTCCAGGTTGACCGCGAAAGTCTCTTCGCGGCGGTCGTGCGTGCTGGCCGCGCCCGTGATGGCGGCCAGGTGGATCACCGCGTCGACGTCCCGCGCGGCGCTTTCGACGTCGCCGTACTCCCGGACGTCGCCGTTCCGGAACTCCAGGGCGTCGCCGAGCGTCCCGAGGAGCGCGCGCGGGGAGCCCGAGTCGAGGCTGTCGAGGACGACCACGCGGTCGACGCGGTCGTCGTCCCGGAGTCGGGGCAGCAGTGCGCTCCCGATGTAGCCGCAGGCGCCCGTGACGAGGACGTCTTTGCTCATCGGGCGTTACTCATCGGCCTCCCAGTCGTCGAGCACGCCCGGCAGGAAGCGGTCCTCGTGGGCCGCGATGGTGTCGTCGTAGCGCGTCAGCGTCTCGAAGACGTCCCGGACGCCAGCCTCGAAGGACTGGGCCTGGCCGCCGATCAGGTCGTCGTAGCGGTCGTTCTCGATCTCCATCTTGTGGGTCTCGTCCTCGTCGCGAGGGTTCTCGAAGTGCTCGACCGCGACGTCGAGGTCGAACTCCGAGCCCACGTCAGCGATGGTCTCCGCGACCTCGACGATGGAGATGGCCCGGGTGACCTGGTTGTAGACGGTCAGGTCGTCCGGGCGCTCCTCGGGGTCGGTGAGGGCCAGCCGGGCGAGCCCCTCGACGGCGTCCTCGAGGGAGATGAAGGGCTTGCGCTGCTCGCCCTTGCCGTAGACCGTGACCGGGTAGCCCGCGACCGCCTGCGCGCAGAACCGGTGCGTGACGGTGCCGAAGTAGTAGTCGAAGTCGAAGCGCGTCTTGAGGCGGTCGTCCTGGCGGGTCTCTTCGGTTTCCGTGCCGTAGGTGATGGCAGTTCGGACGTCCGAGACCGGGATGTCGAACTGCTGGTGGGCCAGGCGCATGTTGGCCGCGTCGTGGCTCTTGGTGAGGTGGTACCAGCTGCCCGCCATCGCCGGGAACGGGACGTTATCGCGGTCGCCCTGGTTCTCCATCGTCGCGCCGCCCTCCGGGATGGGGAACTCGGGGGCTCCGTAGACGCCCGTGGTGGTCGTCTCGACGAAGTGGGTGTCCGTGAGGTCGTTCTCCTCGAGGCCCCACAGGAGGTTCCTGGTGGCCTGGAGGTTGTTGTGCTGGGTGTAGTTGGCCCGTTCGCCGTTGATCTGGGAGTAGGGCGCGGAGGGCTGTGCGGCGGCGTGGACGATCGTGTCGGGCTCGTGGACCTGCAGGAGCTCCTCCACGAAGTCCTTCTCGACGAGGTCGCCCTCGACGAACGAGAGGTTGCGGACGTCGTGGACCTCTTTCGCGGCCTCGATGCGTTCTTCCGGGTCAGCGATGGGCGTGGCGCTCGTGGAGCCGACCTCCTCCACCCAGTCGCGGCGGGCGAGGTTGTCGACTGCGATGACGCGGTCGTCCGTGCGGTTCGCGATGCGGAGCGCGGTCGGCCAGCCGATGTAGCCGTCTGCGCCTGTGACGACGATCGTCATTGGTTACTCACTTTCTGAGTAAACTGGCTGCGGTAAATATCTTGTCGTAATCGAGCGGCTATTGTTTATATCGGCTACTGCGAGACGAAAGTGACTGTTTGCAGTGACTCGATAGCGGCTACTGAAGCGTTGTAGAATAATTCACGGGCGGTCGGTACGTCGATCCGATCTCTTGGAGTACTCGCTTGATTGGGTCTCGATCTCCGTTTATTCCGTACCGGAATCGGGGCCGCTTTTCGCAGTGCTGTTCGAAATTTCGACACCACCGGAATACAGTCCCGAATCGACAGCGCTGTCCCGTAATCCAATCACCGATACTGTGATTTCAGACACGTACGTCGTTCCCCCTCTCAGGAGTTCTATACTCCTCGTGGTACTCTGCGAGTCAATTTAATTTTCCGTGCCGCAAACAGTTGTGTAGTCGCCGCCTTGCCGCAGTAGTACTCCGGGAGACGGGCCAGTCGAGTTCTGGTTTGCGACGTACGTGTCCTCGAAATCGATGACAAGTGACGGCTGTTCGGCGAGCGCCACGTCCCGGGTTTCGTATACGGCAGGAGAGTCGGGCGCCCCGAGATACAGGCGGGCGTATGTGAGATACGTGTGCAGATAGATAGTGGAGCCGTCTTCCTTCTTAGTCGCGGGGAGTGACGTGGCGATGGCCACGTCTTCGCTTTCGATGTCGTTGTCCGTCATCACCTTCTGGACACACGACCCCTCCTGAAGCTGTTGAGCCCCTTCGGGGGGAGGCAGAATTATCCCCAGCGGCCCTGCGATTACGGAGGAGAGTACTAGCAGCCCGACGGCGCCAGTGACTCCGATCGACACAGCCCGCTCGTACGTGAGTCCGTAGTCGTCGAAGCGCGTGCTGCACCGTCCAGCGAGGTCGAAGACGGCCACCGCGAGCAGGATCGAACCGGGGACCAGCAGCCCCCAGAGATAGTAGAAGTGGATCGAGGCGCCGCGCGGAAACAGAGCGACGGTCGATAGAGAGGCCACCACCCACGATGCGACGAGAAGGTGACGGCCGCGGAGCAGGTACCAAACCGACAGAAGGATGACGCCCAGGCCCAGGGGCGGCGAGAGGCCGAAACCGATCGCGTCGTACGCGATCCCCACGTAGAAGGCCGGATCGAACAGTGGCTCCGGTCGGTAGAACACGCTGTAGGCCCGGAGCGTGCTGCCACCGCCTCTGACGTTCGTGAGAAAGTAGACGACCCAGACGCTACCTGCGACCACGGCGGTGTAGAGGCCCGTCGCGGTGAAGTCTCGTCTGGACAGCGACACGAGAGCAAGCGGGGCGAAGACGAACGCGACCCACGCGTGATCAAGGATACCGAGCGACAGGAAGAGGAAGCTCACCCCCAGCCAGCGATAGCGGTCGGAGTCACAGTATCTGACGAACGCGTAGACTGCCGCCGTCGAGGTGAACAGTTCCATCGATTCCGGGAAGCCAGCGGTACCGAAAAACTGGAACATCGGACTGATCGTCAGGAACGCGGCGGCGAGAAGTGCCGTCCGTTCGCCGTAGAGTCGCCGGACCAGCAGGAACGTAACGACGATGGTCATCCCAGTCAGAACGATGGCAGTCAGTCGGGTCCCCGTCGGACCGAGGATCGAGACCGCGGGTACGTTGATGAGCGAGAAGAGGTGTAACCCGCCCCTGCTCTCCGAGTAGGTCGTGAACGAATAGGCGCCCAGCCCGTAGTCCACGAACGAGTAGGTGATGATCGTGTTCAGCATGGGCAACCGCGAGTGGTAGTATCCGAGGACGACATCGTCCAGAGACGGGATTCTCGTAAGGAGGAAATACAGCGTAATCACGGCAACGGCGAGCCGTGATCGTGCCCGCCCAGCCGTCGCGACAGCCCAACTGAAGCGAGAACTATCTGCCGACTCCGGGCGCGAATTCATCATTGTCGGTACGGAAATGGGTCACAATAAGTATCCCGAAATCTGAGGCTATCTGGCACTCGCGTTATACGTCGATACCGTCCCGTCACTTAAATCGCGTCGCGTTCCAACCGACAATTGACGACTGCGAATCTGAGATTACCGAGGTTCAGACCCGCCAACTGGCTTCGCGTAAACCGTACCGACCACGGAAGGCTGCTGACAGCAGTTTCCAAAGCGAGGCCCCGAATCACTCGAGCGGTACGAAATCGGTCCTGTGATCTCCGTCTGGAGACGAACCACAACTACTTTCCAGAGATGGATGTGCTACTACCTACTGGCGCGGTCAGAAGCCTCAGGTGGACAGAGTAATGGTCAAAGTACTTCACCTTATCACCCGCTACCTGGACGGCGGCGCAGAAGTGACCACCCGGAATACCCTTCGCTCTCTCGCAGAGGCAGACGAGGAGTACGATCTCTATCTGGGAACTGGTCACGAACACGACGAGAAAAACCTGAAAAAGCTCGAAAGCGAGGGGATTACGACTACTGTGTTTCCTTTGATACGTCACTACAACCC of the Halomicrobium salinisoli genome contains:
- a CDS encoding NAD-dependent epimerase/dehydratase family protein, producing the protein MSKDVLVTGACGYIGSALLPRLRDDDRVDRVVVLDSLDSGSPRALLGTLGDALEFRNGDVREYGDVESAARDVDAVIHLAAITGAASTHDRREETFAVNLDGTENVLKAAGKFGVDDVVLASSCNVYGRATSRDIDETVEPDPINPYAETKLQAESLLEAYCEDHDMRGTALRMSTNYGFSPGVRFNLVVNYFVFRALTGRALTVYGDGSNWRPFVHVEDAARAYQEAALAPDEWSQLVYNVGSNDANYRIEEIANVVREEVGPVDITYLEDEHPGPSYHVNFDRLDETGFEPEWTLEEGVCDLAEQFTDPQRHRRQEEIHQ
- a CDS encoding NAD-dependent epimerase/dehydratase family protein; the protein is MTIVVTGADGYIGWPTALRIANRTDDRVIAVDNLARRDWVEEVGSTSATPIADPEERIEAAKEVHDVRNLSFVEGDLVEKDFVEELLQVHEPDTIVHAAAQPSAPYSQINGERANYTQHNNLQATRNLLWGLEENDLTDTHFVETTTTGVYGAPEFPIPEGGATMENQGDRDNVPFPAMAGSWYHLTKSHDAANMRLAHQQFDIPVSDVRTAITYGTETEETRQDDRLKTRFDFDYYFGTVTHRFCAQAVAGYPVTVYGKGEQRKPFISLEDAVEGLARLALTDPEERPDDLTVYNQVTRAISIVEVAETIADVGSEFDLDVAVEHFENPRDEDETHKMEIENDRYDDLIGGQAQSFEAGVRDVFETLTRYDDTIAAHEDRFLPGVLDDWEADE
- a CDS encoding ArnT family glycosyltransferase, which gives rise to MLNTIITYSFVDYGLGAYSFTTYSESRGGLHLFSLINVPAVSILGPTGTRLTAIVLTGMTIVVTFLLVRRLYGERTALLAAAFLTISPMFQFFGTAGFPESMELFTSTAAVYAFVRYCDSDRYRWLGVSFLFLSLGILDHAWVAFVFAPLALVSLSRRDFTATGLYTAVVAGSVWVVYFLTNVRGGGSTLRAYSVFYRPEPLFDPAFYVGIAYDAIGFGLSPPLGLGVILLSVWYLLRGRHLLVASWVVASLSTVALFPRGASIHFYYLWGLLVPGSILLAVAVFDLAGRCSTRFDDYGLTYERAVSIGVTGAVGLLVLSSVIAGPLGIILPPPEGAQQLQEGSCVQKVMTDNDIESEDVAIATSLPATKKEDGSTIYLHTYLTYARLYLGAPDSPAVYETRDVALAEQPSLVIDFEDTYVANQNSTGPSPGVLLRQGGDYTTVCGTEN